The genomic stretch GTAATACTTGTCCCTTATTTGGGCGAGGGGATGTGGGTTTACTAACTTCCCTCTCTGGTACCCTTCTTTTATTGATACAGTCGTCGTTTTACACTTCAAAGAGAGATAGAATATCCCTGGGTATCTCGTGAAAATCCTAGTAAACTTGTGAGGTAGATTCAGTTCCTGTCTCAAACATCTCAAGTAGTTCCTCTGAGTCTTCTTGTGAATGGTCAAGCTCAAAAGCTCATGCAAAACCCCAACCACCCGTTTCTCCATAAGATCGCTATTTGGGTCGATCTGTGAGGAATCCTCATAAGGTGAAAAGTATGGCAGCTTCTGAAAATCCTCCATCCAAGCCTTCACCTTGTTCTGTGCACCATAGCCCCTTGGGAAACTCATTGGGAATGCCAACGCCGTTTTACCCTTCTTAAATTGCCGATATGTATCACTCAATTCTTCAGTCTCATTGCTCTTCTGCAATGCGGATACAGCATATTCATCTCTCCATTGAACAAGATTCAAACACGAAAGCCCATTCTGCGACTTAACGATGCGAAAATGATCTGGGTATTTCGGAACTATTGTGGTGGCGAAATTATCAGGTAAACCCAAATCCCATTTCAAAGGGAGGAGCGATTTGAAGGGAATCGCTTTACTTTTGAACATCATTAGAACCCTAGAGAGCCTTTCGACGGTATCAGCCTCTTGGGCTTCGTGTATACTCTGTTCTTGTGCGTCCAACGCAAGAGCTGTGTCGGTAAGGCGGAAGCAAGGGAGGCTGGCATAGCGAGAGTGAGGGAATTCATGGAAGAGAGTTGGGTACCTGCGGATGAAGCGTAGGCCAGGAACAGTGAGGCCGAGGTGCTTCTGCCAGTCGGAGAGAGACCTGGCGGTGATGTAGCCGGTAGATGTTCGTTTAATTGCCTCTTTGAGAAGACAAGCAGCTTTGAGATCGGTCTCTCTGTCTATAATGTGATCGAGGCCTCTGTTCTTCACCCATTTCAGCCTTACCTTCACCAATCCCCGCCATTGGAGGTGTTGGTAAAGCTTGCTGGTCTCATGGGCAGGGGCTGAGCCAAGTCTCCATAGGAAGTAGAGAGCTGCACTTTTCAATATCATGTGGGCTTAGGCTCttgctctcttttcttttgcttttagtACTTCCCTTCCTTCATGTGGTTTTTTGAGAAACTTAGCCAAAAATGAAGGATATCAAATAGACCAAGAATTTACCATAAACCAATAGGAGGATAATATTCCCATCCTCCCCTGTAATAAAATGGAATAATGACTATTTTTCCTCCCTCAGCTCATGGTAGCACATTAAGAAAGTTATTTCGAATCTTCATAACATCAAATCACCATAGATGAAGAGAGAAACCCTTCACGTCGAAAAACTTTCACTATTAGTGGGCATTGAAAATCTCTGAGTCCGGATCCTCTCTTGGACGCAAGAGGGTAATTACTCTCCTGCAACAACAATTAAGCCTTGAAGGAGAGTAATTACCCTCCTACATCCATGGGAGGATCTAGACTCTTGTCCCGTCACGTGTGCCAGAGATTTCATGGATTATAATATGGAGGATTGAATCTCGGatagaaatagaatcttgaaagGTAGTTTGGAAAATACTGAAACCTAAGAGGGTATTTGTAAACCCAAAaggaaagtgaattattccatttttttgctATGAAAGCAGTCAAATTTTGTTCTCATAAGGGCACCATCCGTGGTGATGAAAACATGAGAAGGCCTACTACATGTAAACTCAAAAAAGACAGGAGATCGTCATTAACTCCTGCCCTTTACTGGTGAAGATCCGAAATTCCTAGGTTGAATTAGAGGATAAAAAATTGTGGATGGGTGAATGGGACCtatattagtttctttttttcattggCTTTGATAGATAACAACATTCCTCATTTGGCTCAATCAAAGGTGAAGACAATATGTCCTAAGATCATGAGAGAGACACTTCAATGCTTGAAACGAAAAGAAAAGGAGGTTGTTTCCCTTCATCCATGGCGAAGAAGGTATTCTTTCACCATAAGCATTAATAGGGGTGATATCTGCATCATGATAATGAGATGAACATTTTTAAACTTTTGCTCTATAAGAGAGCTAATAATGTTCCTCATTTGGCTCAATTAAAGGTGAAGATAATACGCCTTAAGATCATGAGAGAGACACTTCAATGcttgaaatgaaaagaaaaggaggtcgtttccctt from Macadamia integrifolia cultivar HAES 741 chromosome 14, SCU_Mint_v3, whole genome shotgun sequence encodes the following:
- the LOC122060547 gene encoding protein WHAT'S THIS FACTOR 9, mitochondrial-like, whose translation is MILKSAALYFLWRLGSAPAHETSKLYQHLQWRGLVKVRLKWVKNRGLDHIIDRETDLKAACLLKEAIKRTSTGYITARSLSDWQKHLGLTVPGLRFIRRYPTLFHEFPHSRYASLPCFRLTDTALALDAQEQSIHEAQEADTVERLSRVLMMFKSKAIPFKSLLPLKWDLGLPDNFATTIVPKYPDHFRIVKSQNGLSCLNLVQWRDEYAVSALQKSNETEELSDTYRQFKKGKTALAFPMSFPRGYGAQNKVKAWMEDFQKLPYFSPYEDSSQIDPNSDLMEKRVVGVLHELLSLTIHKKTQRNYLRCLRQELNLPHKFTRIFTRYPGIFYLSLKCKTTTVSIKEGYQRGKLVNPHPLAQIRDKYYHVMRSGVLYRGKGVNLIQEKEGLVNGEVGGIEEPDSEEEGVETSDECFEEDVSEVEVESENESEEE